From the genome of Pseudobacteroides sp.:
TTTGGACCAAATTTTTGATTTTGTTTATAGATACAGAGGGTTTGAAATGAAATTTGCAACTCTTTGCTACTCAAAGGTTGTAATAGATGAAGTCCAAATGTATTCTCCTGACTTGTTGGCTTATTTAGTAATTGGTCTTTCATACATATCAAAAATTGGTGGTAAGTTTGCAATACTTACAGCCACATTACCCGGCATTGTAACAGATTTATTAAGAAATGAAGAGATTAGTTTTGAAACCCCTAAGCCCTTTATAAATGATAATTATATAAGACATAGCTTAAAGGTAGTCAATAACAGCATCAATGCATCATTTATTATTGAGAAATTCAATAACAATAAAATACTAGTAATATGCAACACGGTTAAAACAGCACAAAAAATATATTATGACTTGATTAATAATACTGAGTTTAGTCAGGGTTGCCCCAATATCAACTTGTTTCACAGTAAATATACAAAAAAAGACAGGAAAATAAAAGAGGAATTGATTGTAAAGTTTGGAAAGGCAGATTGTCAGGATTCAGGTATATGGATTGCAACACAAGTTGTGGAGGCATCTTTGGATATCGATTTTGATGTGTTGATTACGGAGTTGTCGGATATAAATGGACTTTTTCAGAGGATGGGGAGATGTTATAGAAATAGGAGATTTGATAAAAGCGGTTATAATTGTTTTGTTTTTGATGGTGGTGATAAAGCCTGTAGTGGTGTTGGAAAATTTATAGATGAAAAATTATTTGAATTTTCCAAGGAAGTACTAATAAATGTGGATGGAAAAATAAACGAATCAAAAAAGCAAGAGATAATTGAGAATGTTTATAATACAGAAAAAATGAAAGATACAGATTATTACAAAGAGGTCATAAAAACTATAAAATATGTTCAAAGCATAAAAGAACATTCCCTTGAAAAAAAAGAAGTAAAGAAAATATTTAGGAATATCAACAGTGTAACTATTATACCTCTTTGTGTTTACAACGAGAACAAGGGCATAATTGACGATCTCGTAGAAAAAATTCAAGGTGAGGGGGATAAAAGAGAAAAAAGGAAGCTAATTGACCAAATTAATGAGTTTACTGTAGATGTTCAACATTATGATATAGTTAACAGACAGTCAATGAAATTAACAGTCACTAAGCATTTTGAAATCACTATTTATGATGGATTTGAATACGACATAAGAATTGGATTAAGGAAAATTCCTCAAGCACAAAGTGCTTTCAGTGAAGATCTACAAATCTTATAAAGGTGAACCAATATGAGTTTCGATTTTGAATATTTTAAAACCCAGGGAATAAAAGTAAATTACTACCTTATCTGTAAAAGGAAACTATGGCTTTTTTCTAAAGGGATTACAATGGAGCACTTAAATGACAGGGTACTTAGCGGAAAGTTGTTACATGAATCAGCATATCCCAGGCAGAAAAATAGAGAGGTTCTAATTGATGATATTTTAAAGGTTGACATAATTGATGACGATTATATCAGAGAGATAAAGATAAGCAGTAAAATGGGCGAAGCAGACAGGATGCAAGTATTGTATTACCTTTATTACTTAAAGAAGATTGGAATTGAGAAAAAGGGTATTGTGAACTATGTAAAAGAAAAAAGGCAGGAATTCTTTGAGCTTGGGGAAGTTGAAGAGAGGGAGGTTGAAAAGATTCTGATTGGTGTAAAAGAAATAACCGAACTTGCTACCCCCCCACTTCTTGCCAAGCTATCCTATTGCAAAAAATGTGCATATTATGAATTCTGTTTTGCAAGTGAGGTGGAGTAGAGTTGGGAAAAGACTATTATGTACTTAGTAATGGAAGGCTCAAGAGAAAAGAAAATACTGTGTATTTTATAGATGGAAACGACATCAAAAGAGCTTTACCTATAGAACAGATCGACACTTTACATGTATTTGGAGAGGTTGATTTAAATACGAAATTTCTATCTTACATATCAGAGTATGGATTACTTCTTAATTTTTATAATTATTATGGATACTATACCGGATCATTTTACCCCAGGAAAAGAAATGTATCAGGATTTCTTGTTGTCAAACAATCTGAGCATTATATGAAGTTTGATAAAAGGTTATACCTGGCAAAATGTTTTGTCAATAGTGCAAGATTTCATATAAAAAGGAATTTGAGAAATTATTCCAATATTCCTGAGGAATTAATGGATGCTATTGACAAAGAAGTCGTAGATTCTGCAGATGATATTAATGTTCTAATGGGAATGGAAGGGAGAATCAGAAATAATTATTATAAAGCATTTAAATATTTTCTAAGAGATGAGTTTTGTATGGAAAAAAGAGAAAAGAGGCCTCCAACTAATCCTATTAACGCTATCATATCATTTGGAAATAGCTTAATGTACACTACAGTTCTTGGGCAAATTTATTCTACTCAACTAGATCCAACGGTAAGCTATCTACATGAGCCTTCTACAAGAAGGTTTTCTTTAAGTCTTGATTTAGCAGAAATATTTAAGCCGCTTATCATTGATCCATTAATATTTAGTATGATAAATAACCGTATGATCAATAGTGATGATTTTAGTGTTCAAGATGGTGTTTGTAGTTTAAATGAATCCGGCAGAAAAAAGTTTATCAGTGAGTACGAAAAGAAGCTCGCAGTAACTATAAAACATCGTAAATTAAACAGGAATGTATCATACAAATCATTCATAAGACTTGAATGTTATAAATTAATAAGATACCTCATCGGCGATGAAGTATAC
Proteins encoded in this window:
- the cas3 gene encoding CRISPR-associated helicase Cas3' yields the protein MNNYLAKSNPSETIQEHTDKLMKNLDLLKCFYPDLLINWQLLETASLYHDMGKMNLKFQSKIEGRKKYSDEIAHNLLSLAFLDKNELKKQFNDQEIVILAQAIAYHHERGDYDAPNYKNEVEALKSEATNFVYDKVKITTIKKISNKYFSNERFYETSKDFFEYVKIKGLLNRLDYAASGGIDVEVKNDFLRYGLESLNYSWNDLQLFMKDNSDKNVVVVAQTGMGKTEAGLLWIGDNKGFFTLPLKTAINEIYKRVVENIVGMDKRDHIGLLHSDTYSKYIENSFEDEDIDEYYSKTRQLSLPVTVCTLDQIFDFVYRYRGFEMKFATLCYSKVVIDEVQMYSPDLLAYLVIGLSYISKIGGKFAILTATLPGIVTDLLRNEEISFETPKPFINDNYIRHSLKVVNNSINASFIIEKFNNNKILVICNTVKTAQKIYYDLINNTEFSQGCPNINLFHSKYTKKDRKIKEELIVKFGKADCQDSGIWIATQVVEASLDIDFDVLITELSDINGLFQRMGRCYRNRRFDKSGYNCFVFDGGDKACSGVGKFIDEKLFEFSKEVLINVDGKINESKKQEIIENVYNTEKMKDTDYYKEVIKTIKYVQSIKEHSLEKKEVKKIFRNINSVTIIPLCVYNENKGIIDDLVEKIQGEGDKREKRKLIDQINEFTVDVQHYDIVNRQSMKLTVTKHFEITIYDGFEYDIRIGLRKIPQAQSAFSEDLQIL
- the cas4 gene encoding CRISPR-associated protein Cas4, which encodes MSFDFEYFKTQGIKVNYYLICKRKLWLFSKGITMEHLNDRVLSGKLLHESAYPRQKNREVLIDDILKVDIIDDDYIREIKISSKMGEADRMQVLYYLYYLKKIGIEKKGIVNYVKEKRQEFFELGEVEEREVEKILIGVKEITELATPPLLAKLSYCKKCAYYEFCFASEVE
- the cas1b gene encoding type I-B CRISPR-associated endonuclease Cas1b, whose translation is MGKDYYVLSNGRLKRKENTVYFIDGNDIKRALPIEQIDTLHVFGEVDLNTKFLSYISEYGLLLNFYNYYGYYTGSFYPRKRNVSGFLVVKQSEHYMKFDKRLYLAKCFVNSARFHIKRNLRNYSNIPEELMDAIDKEVVDSADDINVLMGMEGRIRNNYYKAFKYFLRDEFCMEKREKRPPTNPINAIISFGNSLMYTTVLGQIYSTQLDPTVSYLHEPSTRRFSLSLDLAEIFKPLIIDPLIFSMINNRMINSDDFSVQDGVCSLNESGRKKFISEYEKKLAVTIKHRKLNRNVSYKSFIRLECYKLIRYLIGDEVYKPLKAWW